In the genome of Streptomyces fagopyri, the window GCCTGATCCCGCTCGCCCTCGTGCTGGTGGTCGGCGTGCGCCACCGCTCCGTGCTCGTGGAGGGCTTCGGCCATCTGCGGGCCGCCGAGTGGCCGTGGCTGCTCGCGGCGGTCGTCGCGACCTGTCTGACCTGGGTCGCCGCGGCCGTCACCCGGCAGGGCGCGGTCGTGGAGCGGCTGCCCGCGCGCCGGCTGCTCGCCACCCAGTTCGCGGCGGGTGCCGCCAATCACCTGCTGCCGACGGGGCTGGGCGCCGGCGCGGTCAATCTGCGTTTCATGACGGTGTGCGGTGTTCCGCTCGCCCGCTCCTCCGCGGCGCTCGCGCTGTACATGCTCGCCGAGTCGGTCGCCCGCCTGGCCCTGCTGGCCGGCCTGCTCGTCGCGTTCCCCGGAGCGCTGCGGCTCGGAGGCCTTCTCCCGGACGGGACTACGGGCCCCCTGCTGCTCGGCGCGGGCGCGCTGCTGTGCGTCGCGGTGACGGTGCTGCTGTGCGTACGACGGGTGCGCGTGGCGGTGCTGTCGTTCCTGCGCACCGCGCTCGGGGAGGCGCGCTCGGTGCACTCCCGTCCGGCGCGCGCGTGTGCGCTGTGGGGCGGCTCGCTCGCCTTCCCGCTGCTGCAGGCCGCCGGTCTGACCGCGGTGGGACAGGCGATGAACCTGCCGGTGCCGCCGCTGCACATGGCGCTGGCGTACCTGGCCGCGACCGCCGCGGTGGCGGTGGTTCCCACCCCGGGCGGGATCGGCTCGGTGGAGGCGGCGCTCGTCGTCGCGCTGGTGGCGGCGGGCGGTCCGGTGGCGGTGGCCACGGCGGTCGTCCTGGCGTTCCGGATCATCACCGTGTGGCTGCCGTTGCTGCCCGGAGCACTGACCCTGGGGGCGCTGGTGCGTCTGAAGGTGATCTGAGCGGTCCCCGGACGGCACGCGAACGGCACGGAGTAGCCTCGGACGTACGTCAGTCGGGAGAAGACGCACGTCAGCCGGGAGAAGGGGTCAGCGGCATGCCGGTCCGGACCGAACGCCAGGGGTACGTCACCACGGTCGTTCTTTCCCGCCCCGCCGCACGCAACGCGGTGGACGGCCCGACGGCCGTCGAACTCGCCGACGCGTTCCGGGAGTTCGAAGCCGACGACACGGCCCGGGTGGCAGTGCTCTGGGGCGAGGGCGGCACGTTCTGCGCGGGCGCGGACCTCAAGGCGATCGGTACCGAGGACGGCAACCGGGTGGCCGAGGACGGTGACGGGCCGATGGGCCCGACCCGGATGCGGCTGTCCAAGCCGGTGATCGCGGCGGTCGCGGGGCATGCCGTGGCCGGGGGTCTGGAACTGGCGCTCTGGTGCGATCTGCGGGTCGCGGAGGAGGACGCGGTCTTCGGTGTGTTCTGTCGCCGCTGGGGTGTTCCGCTCATCGACGGCGGCACCGTGCGCCTGCCCCGCCTCATCGGCACCAGCCGCGCGCTGGACATGATCCTCACCGGCCGCCCGGTCCCCGCCTCCGAGGCGTACGAGATGGGGCTCGCCAACCGCCTCGTACCGACCGGCGGCTCCCGTGCCGCCGCCGAGGAACTGGCCGCCGGGATCGCCGACTTCCCCCAGTCCTGCCTGCGCAGCGACCGCGCCTCGGTCCTCGACCAGGAGGGCCTGGTGGAGAAGACCGCCATGCGTGGTGAACTACGGCACGGCATGGGCGTGTTGGCCGACAGCATGGAGGGCGCCGCCCGCTTCGCGTCGGGAGCCGGGCGGCACGGTTCGTTCAGCGGGACGTGAAGCCGGCGAGGACCGCGCGAGGACGTCCGGTTGCGTCAAGAGCCGCCGCGCGGGGGCCCGGTGACGGAAGGACGGCCGTCGCCCGGGTGCGTGGACCCCGTGACGGACCTACCCCCGGGTACGGCAGGATGAGCGGTCGCCCCGGACGCCGAACCGCCGTCGGGGCGTGATCGCGCGTTCCCGGATTCGAGCAGGTGGCAAGTGACGACACAGCGCATACGGCCCGCGGGCCCTCACCCCGGTCCCGGTCTCCGAGGAGGTCGTCGATGAAGCGTTCGGTCACTCTGGACGACCTGATGATCGCCGGAATAGCCCTGGCCGCCGGGCTGCTGGCGGCATTCCTGTTGCGGATACTGCTGCGATGGCTGGGCAAGCACGCCGAGCGCACCCGCTGGAGCGGCGACGACGTCGTCGTGGACGCGTTGCGGGCTCTGGTGCCCTGGGCGGCGATCGCCGGCGGGGTCGCGTCGGCCGCCGCGGTGCTGCCGCTGGCCGCGCCGGTCGGCCGTACGGTCAACCGCTCGCTGACCGTGCTGCTCATCCTGGTCTCGACGGTCACCGCGGCCCGGCTGATCGCCGGACTGGTCCGCTCGGTGACCCAGTCCCGCTCGGGCGTCGCCGGATCGGCCACCATCTTCGTGAACATCACCCGGGTCGTGGTGCTGGCGATCGGCTTCCTGGTCGTCCTGCAGACCCTGGGCATCTCCATAGCGCCCCTGCTCACCGCTCTGGGCGTGGGCGGACTCGCCGTCGCCCTGGCGCTCCAGGACACGCTCGCGAACCTCTTCGCGGGCGTGCACATCCTCGCCTCGAAGACGATCCAGCCGGGTGACTACATCCGGCTGAGCAGCGGCGAGGAGGGGTACGTCGTCGACATCAACTGGCGCAACACCACGGTCCGTCAGCTCTCCAACAACCTGGTCATCATCCCCAACGCCCAGCTGTCGGGCACCAACATGACCAACTTCACCCGGCCCGAGCAGCGGATGACGCTGACCGTGCAGGTCGGCGTCGGGTACGACAGCGACCTGGAGCACGTCGAGCGCGTCACCAACGAGGTCGTCACCGAGGTGATGACCGGAATCACCGGCGCCGTCCCGGACCACGAGCCCGCGGTCCGCTTCCACACCTTCGGCGACTCCCGCATCGGACTGACCGTGATCCTCGGCGTCGGCGAGTTCAGCGACCAGTACCGGATCAAGCACGAGTTCATCAAGCGCCTGCACAAGCGCTACCGCGACGAGGGCATCCGCATCCCGTCGCCCGCCCGCACCGTCGCCCTCCAGCCCGGTGGCGCGGAGCTCCTGGAGTCGGGCATACCGCACCAGCGGGAGGCGTCGTCGCAGAGCCGGAGCCGGGTGGACGGGCCGGCGCGGCTCTAGTCCCGTGACGCTGACGGGCGCGATCCTCCAGCACCTCCCGGGGAGACGCATGCGAGGAGCCGCGGGCGCCACGGCGTACGGCATCGGTGGTGCCGGCGGCCGGTCGCGTCGACGTGGTCCCGGCCGACGGCCGCGCGTACGGGCGCGGAGCGGGGCCGCCGGCCGGACACACGGGCGCGGGACGGGACCGGGCCCGAGGGTGACCGTCCGATGGCCCGAGCCGACCGGGGGTCCTCCGGCCGGCTCGGGCCACCCCCGGTCGGCACGGGCCACCCCCCGGTCGGCCTCGGGCCACCCTCCGGTCGGGACGGTTCGGCCGGCGGGTTCTCGGGTCGGGGTGCCTTCGAACCGTACGGCCGGGGTCCCCGTGGAGTGCGAGATCCCGGTGGACGCCGGGATCACGGTGGACGCCTGGATCCCTCGGGGCACCGGTATCCCTTGGGGCACCGGGCCCCGTGACACCGGAACCCGTGGGCACCGAATCGCGCTCCCGGGCCGGCCCGATCGTCCGCGGTCGCCCGTGGTCGGCCACGGTCGGATGCGGACCCCTGTCGAGTCGGGGTCGCTCACGAGATATCTTGATGTCGAGCAATGTTGCAGACGTGGAGCGGAGCACCCGGTGACTGACTCGACCATCATCTACACCCACACTGACGAGGCCCCGGCCCTGGCGACGTATTCGTTCCTGCCGGTGGTCCAGGCGTACGCCGCGCAGGCGGGTGTCACTGTGGAGACCCGTGACATCTCGCTGGCCGGGCGCATCCTCGCGCTCTTCCCCGAGTTCCTGGAGGAGAGCCGGCGCGTCCCCGACGCCCTCGCCGAGCTCGGCGACCTGGCGAAGACGCCCGGGGCCAACATCATCAAGCTGCCGAACGTCTCGGCGTCCATCCCGCAGCTCAAGGCCGCGGTCGCCGAGCTGCAGGCGCAGGGCTACGCGCTGCCGGCCTACCCGGACGACCCGAAGTCGGACGAGGAGCGCGACATCCGCGCCCGTTACGACAAGGTCAAGGGTTCCGCCGTGAACCCGGTGCTGCGCGAGGGCAACTCCGACCGCCGCGCCCCCGCCTCGGTCAAGAACTACGCCAAGACGCACCCGCACCGCATGGGCAAGTGGACGTCCGACTCGAAGACGAACGTCGCCACCATGGGCGTCGACGACTTCCGCTCCACCGAGAAGTCCGCGGTGATCACCGAGGCCGGCGCGCTGAAGATCGAGCTGGTCGGCGACGACGGCTCCACCACGGTGCTGCGCGAGTCCGTGCCCGTCCTCGCGGGCGAGGTCGTGGACGCGTCCGTCATGCACGTCGCGCCGCTGCGTGAGTTCCTCACCGAGCAGATCGCCCGCGCCAAGGCCGAGGGCGTGCTGTTCTCGGTGCACCTCAAGGCCACGATGATGAAGGTCTCCGACCCGATCGTCTTCGGTCACGTGGTGCGCGCCTTCTTCCCGAAGACGTTCGCGCGGTACGGCGAGACGTTCGCCGCCGCCGGCCTGACCCCGAACGACGGTCTCGGCGGCATCTACAAGGGCCTGGAGTCCCTGCCCGAGGGCGCCGAGATCAAGGCCTCCTTCGACGCCGAGCTCGCCGAGGGCCCGGAGCTCGCGATGGTCGACTCCAACAAGGGCATCACCAACCTGCACGTGCCGTCCGACGTCATCGTCGACGCCTCGATGCCGGCCATGATCCGCACCTCCGGCCACATGTGGGGCCCGGACGGCCAGGAGGCCGACACCCTCGCGGTCCTGCCGGACAGCAGCTACTCCGGCGTCTACCAGGTCGTCATCGACGACTGCCGCGCCAACGGCGCCTTCGACCCGTCCACCATGGGCTCGGTGCCGAACGTCGGTCTGATGGCGCAGAAGGCCGAGGAGTACGGCAGCCACGACAAGACCTTCGAGGTGCCGACCACCGGTACGGTCCGCCTCCTCGACCAGGCCGGCAACGTCGTCCTGGAGCAGACGGTCTCCGCCGGCGACATCTTCCGCGCCTGCCAGACCAAGGACGCCCCGATCAAGGACTGGGTGAAGCTGGCCGTCACCCGCGCCCGCGCCACCGGCGACCCGGCCGTGTTCTGGCTGGACGAGACCCGCGCGCACGACGCCGTCCTCATCGAGAAGGTCGAGCGGTACCTGCCGGAGCACGACACCGAGGGCCTGGACATCCGCGTCCTGTCCCCCGTCGAGGCGACCAAGCTGTCCGTGGAGCGCATCCGCCGCGGCGAGAACACCATCTCCGTCACCGGCAACGTGCTGCGCGACTACCTCACCGACCTCTTCCCGATCCTGGAGCTGGGCACCAGCGCCAAGATGCTGTCGGTCGTCCCGCTGATGGCGGGCGGCGGCCTCTTCGAGACGGGCGCGGGCGGCTCCGCCCCGAAGCACGTCCAGCAGCTGGTCAAGGAGGACTACCTGCGCTGGGACAGCCTGGGCGAGTTCTTCGCGCTCGCGGCCAGCTTCGAGCACCTCGCCACCACCACGGGCAACGCCCGCGCCCAGGTGCTCGCCGACACCCTCGACCGCGCGACGGCGACCTTCCTCAACGAGGACAAGTCGCCGACCCGTCGCGTCGGCGGCATCGACAACCGCGGCAGCCACTTCTACCTGGGCCTCTACTGGGCGCAGGAGCTGGCCGCACAGACCGACGACGCCGATCTCGCCAAGGCGTTCGCGCCGCTCGCCGAGACGCTCACCGCGCAGGAGCGGACGATCGTCGACGAACTGCTCGCCGTCCAGGGCAAGCCCGTGGACATCGGTGGCTACTACCAGCCCGACCCCGCCAAGGCCGCGAAGGTCATGCGTCCGTCCACCACCTGGAACGAGTCGCTCGCGACCCTCGCCTGACACACCGTCGGGCCCCGACGGGCCACGACTGCGCCGCCCCGGCCGGATCCTCCGGCCGGGGCGGCCGTGTTCCCGCGTCCCGGTGATCCCGGTGATCCCGGACGGGACGCCGTGCGTCGGACACCGTGTGTCGGACACCGTGAGCCGGACGTCATGGGGCGAACGCCGTCCGGCGGGCGTCGTACGACGGACATCGTCCGGCAAGCGTCGTACGACGGCTCCCACGTGCCGAACGCCGTGTGCCCGGCACGGCTCTTCCGCCGTCCTGATACCCCCTCAGAGCCTCCGCGCGGCCGACCGACACACCGGCGCACACCCAAGGGCGACAAGGGCTGCCCACCTGGGTGATCAGCGGTGGCGGGCCGGAACCCCCGCTCATAGCTTCGGCCCATGACCAAACGACAGATGGCCTACCTCGCGTGCACCGCGGCCGTCATGGCGTCGGGGCTGGGTGCCGCCCCGTCGGCCGACCACCGCGTGGTGCATCGAGTGAGCCCCGGTGAGTCCATCCAGAAGGCCGTGGACGCCGCGCTTGCGGGGGACACCGTCCTCATCTCCCCCGGCACCTACCACGAGAGCGTCCGCGTCGCCGTGCCGGACCTCACGGTACGGGGCTCCGGCGCCGGCCGTACCGTCATCGAGCCGGGCCCTGCCCCGGCCCGCGGCACCTGCGCCAAGGCCGGCAACGGCATCTGCGTGACCGGGACGGACAGCGCTCCCCTCACCGGCGTCACCGTGCGCGCGCTGACCCTCAGAGGTTTCGCCAAGCAGGGCCTGTGGGCGTCGGGCACCGACCGGCTGACCGTCCATGGTGTGAGCGCCGAGGACAACGGCCAGTGGGGGATCGCCGCCGAGAAGTCCGTCCGCGCGGTGTTCCGGCACAACACCGCCCGGGGCAACGGCGACGCCGGCCTGTTCGTCGCCAACACGGTCGCCACCGAGGAGGGCGCCCGGGACACCCGGGGGACGGTCATCAGTCACAACCGGCTGATCGGCAACCGGATCGGTGTCACCGTGCGCCGTCTGCGCAACCTCACCGTCGACCACAACGAGGCGACCGGCAACTGCGCCGCCGTGTTCGTCGTGGGCGACGAGAACAAGCCGCACGCCGGGGCACTGACCGTGAGCGGGAACTACGTCCACGCCAACAACAGGTCCTGCCCCAAGACGCCCCGGCTGCCCACCCTGCAGGGCTCGGGCATCGTCCTCACCGGCACCGAGGACACCCTCGTGACGGGGAACAAGGTCCTGGACAACGTGGGCACCTCCCCCATGTCGGGCGGCATCGTGCTGTTCAAGAGCTTCGTCGGCGCCGCCAACCGCGGCGACGAGATCCGCGACAACCTGGTGCTGGGCAACGGCCCGGCCGACCTGGCCGACCGGGACGCCGCCGGCACGGGCAACGTCTTCCGCCACAACCTCTGCCAGGTCTCCGAGCCCGCCGGCAAGTGCTGACCGACCCTCACTCCCCCACCCCTCACCCGGCACGACAGAAGAAGCGAGGCACCAGATGACGACTGCCGAACAGGCTCCCCCGCCGCCCATGCGGCTGAGGGAACTCGTCTTCGGAGCGGCGTGCGCCGCGGCCGTACGCGCCGCCGCCCGCCTGGGCGTGGCCGACGCCCTGGAAGAGACGCCGATGAGCGTCGAGGATCTGGCGGCGGCGGTCAAGACCCAGCCGCAGACCCTGCGCCGGCTGCTGCGCGCCCTGTCCTGCCAGGGCGTCTTCGTGGAGCAACCGGACGGCGCCTTCGCCCACACGGAGATGTCCCGGCTGCTGCGCGAGGACGATCCGCACAGCCTGCGCTACATCGCCCTGTGGTGCACCGAGCCCTGGACGTGGAACGTCTGGCCCAAGCTCGACGAGGCGGTGCGCTCCGGCCGCAACGTCTTCGAGGACGTGTACGAAAGGGAGTTCTTCGAGTACCTCAACGAGGAGGCGCCCGAGTCCGCCTACGTCTTCAACCGGGCCATGACGACGTCCAGCGAGCAGTCGGCGCGGGACGTCGCGGCCCTGCTCGACCTCGGCGGGGTGTCCTCGGTCGCCGACATCGGAGGCGGTCAGGGCCAGGTCGTGGCCAGCCTGCTGGAGAAGCACCCCGGGATGCACGGCACCCTGCTCGACCTGCCGGGCGTGGTGGAGAACGCCGACGCGCGCCTGCGCGAGGGCGGTTCGCTGGCCGACCGGGTGCGCATCGTGCCCGGTGACTGCCGCGAGGACATCCCGGTCCAGGCGGACGTGTACATCATCAAGAACATCCTGGAGTGGGACGACGACAGCACCCGTCGGGCGCTGGCGAACGTCCGGAAGGCGGCGCGGCCCGGTGCCCGTGTCGTCGTCATCGAGAACCTCGTGGACGACACCCCGTCGATGAAGTTCACGACCTCCATGGACCTGCTGCTGCTCCTCAACGTCGGCGGCGCGAAGCACACCCGGCGGAGCATGGCCGACCGGCTGACGGCCGCCGGCCTGGTCATCGGCGAGGTCCGCCCGGTCAACGCGTATCTCCACGCGTTCGAGTGCACCGTCCCGGCCTGACCCGTCGAGGCGCCCCGGGCCGGCCCCGAACCGGCCGGCCCCGCAAACCCGAGGCCGCCGGCTCCGCGAACGCGGATCCGGCGGCCTCGGGTTGTGTCCCGGCGCCCGGTCAGGAGGCGGCGGCGCGCTCCCAGCGGTAGAAGCAGCGCGCCATGGCGTCCTTGGGGCTGCGCCACGTCTGCGGGTCGTACGCGCTGACGTACGCCGACAGTTCCTCGCTGACGCTGCGGAACTCCGGGTGCCCGACCACCTTCGCGATGGCGGGCGCGGGGTCCTTGTCGGACTCGATGAGGTGCATGTACACGTCACCGAACTGGAAGAGGCTGCGCCTGTTGACGCCGATCAGGTGCGGCAGTTCACCGCGGTCGGAGGCGGCGAACACGTCGGCGATCGCGGGTGCCGAGTCGGGCGCCATCCTGGCGACGATCAGGGCGTGATGCATCGGGGGTCCTTCCTGGTGGTCCGGTGATCAGCCCGGTACGGCGGGCGCGTTGCGGCGGTCGCGGGCGACCTGCTCGATGCGGTCCCGGATCAGGGCCATCTGGACGCGGGAGTTGCGGTTGATGTTGTCCGTCATCCAGGCGTCGTCGACCGGGGCCTCGGGCTTCATCGCGAAGTCCTGCACCCAGTGCATGTGGGTGCCGTCCGGGGTCTCCTTGTACTCCCACCGGATGTCCATGTGGGCGAAGGGGCCGGTCTCGACGCGGCGGGCCCGTACGGTCCGCGCGACGCGGTCCACGGTCCGCTCCGACACCCAGCTCCAGACCTTCCCGTTCTCGTCCGGGTGCATGGTCAGGCGGAAGCTCGTGGTGTCGCCGTCACGGGACAGCACCTCCAGGGACGCGTACTCGCTGAACAGCTGAGGCCAGTTCTCGATGTCGTTGGTCATGTCCCAGACCAGATCGAGAGGGGCGTCGATGGTGATGCTGTTCTCGGTGTGTCCTGCCACTTCAGGCTCCAGTCTTGAGGGTGCTGTTGACGAGGTCGAGGAACTCGCGGGGCGTCTTGCAACGCTCCGCGTCGGGCGGCAGCGGCTTGCTGTACCGGTTCTCCAGCTCGCCGACGATGCCGAGCAGGCCCAGCGAGTCGAGGCCGAGGGTGCCGAACGGGGAGTCCGACGCGTGGTGCAGCTGCTGGGGGTCGACGGTGACCCCGGCGGCCTTCTTCATCAGCTTGGCCAGTTCGTCGACGGTCACTTCGATGATCATCTGTGTTCTCCTTCCCGCCCGGTCCTATCGGGCGGAGTCGCCGCCGCGGCGCACGACCAGCGCCGCGTTGGATCCCATGAGTCCCCGGCTGAGGACCAGGGCCGTGTTCAGCTCGGCGGGGCGAGCGCTGGACATCACCAGGTCGAGGTCGTGGCAGATGTCGAACACGTTGGGGGTGGGGGGCACCTGGCCGTTCTCCATGGCGAGCACCGCGGCCGCGGTGTCCAGCACGGGTGCCGCGCAGTAGGCACGCCCGATCCCGGTCTTGGGCGCCGTGACGGGCACCCGGGTGCCGTGCGCCCCCAGGGCGTCGGCGATGGCCAGGGCTTCGGCGCGGTCCGCCTCCGGTACGCCCAGGGCGTCGGCGAACACGACGTCGATCTCCTGCGGGGCGCAGCCCGCCTCGTCGAGGGCGACCCGGATGGCCTGGGCGAGTCCCTCCCGGGACCGCTCCCAGCGGGAGGCCCCGGTGAAGGTGGCGCCGTGTCCTGCCACGGTGGCCCGGATCGCGGCACCGCGGTCGCGGGCACGGTCCGCCTCCTCCACGACGAGCATCGCGCCGCCCTCCGCGGGCGCGAACCCGCAGGCCCCCTCGGTGAAGGGCCGGTAGGCGCGCTCGGGGTCGTCGACGGTGCTGATCTCGGGGTAGCCGAGCTGGCACACCATCGAGTACGGGGCGAGGGGGGCCTCGGCGGACCCGGCGAGAACCGTGCCGGTGCCGCGCCGTACCCCGCGGGCGGCGTGCGCGACGGAGTCCAGGCCGCCCGCCTCGTCGCTCGCGACCACTCCGCACGGCCCCTTGAAGCCGCCCCGGATGGAGATCTGGCCGGTGCTGGCGGCGTAGAACCAGGCGATGGACTGGTACGGGCCGACGTACCGGGATCCCTGGCCCCACAGTTTCTGGAGTTCCCGCTGTCCGAACTCGCCGCCTCCGGAGCCGGCCGCGGTGACCACGCCGATGTTGTACGGCTCCGCGGGGTCCCCGTGGCCGAGGCCGGCGTCGTCCAGGGCGAGGACGGTCGCGGCCATGGCGAAGTGACTGAAGCGGTCCGTCTGGACGAGGAAGCGCTCCTCGATGAGGGAGGCGGCGTCGAAGGAACGGACCTCGCCCGCGATGCGGAGCGGCAGGTGCTCGCATCCCTCGCGGGTGATCCGGTCCAGAACGCCGACCCCCTCCCTGATGGACTTCCAGTACGCGTCGGCTCGCATTCCGTTGGGCGCGATCACACCGATTCCGGTGATGGCCGCGTGCCGGGGGCGCTGGGTGCGCAGACTGGTCATGGGTTCCTCCCACCCGGCCCGGTCAGGAGCACCGCGGACTGGAAACCGCCGAATCCGCTGCCCACGGAGAGCACGTTGTTCAGCTTCCGGGGGCGTGCGGTGCGCGGAACGTAGTCCAGGTCGCACTCGGGGTCGGGAGTTTCGTAGTTCGCGGTGGGCGGCACGACCTGGTGCTTCAGGGCGAGGACGCAGGCGACGACCTCGATCGCGCCGATCGCGCCCAGCGAGTGCCCCACCATGGACTTGATGGAGCTCATGGGCGTCTTGTACGCGTGGGCGCCCAGCGACCGCTTGACCGCGGCGGTCTCGTGGCGGTCGTTCTGCCGGGTGCCCGAGCCGTGGGCGTTGACGTAGTCGATCAGTGTCGGATCGAGTCGCGCCTGGTCGAGCGTGGTGTCGATCGCCCGGGCCATCTCGCGGCCCTCGCTGGTCAGACCGGTCATGTGGTAGGCGTTGCCGTAGGTGGCGTAGCCGCCGATCTCGCAGTAGATGTGCGCCCCGCGGGCCCGGGCGTGCTCGTACTCCTCCAGGACGAGTACCGCCGCGCCCTCGCCCATGACGAAGCCGTTGCGATGGGCGTCGAAGGGCCGGGAGGCGTGTTCCGGGTCGTCGTTGTCGGGCGACGTCGCCTTGATGGCGTCGAAGCAGGCCATGGTGATCGGGGATATGGGTGAGTCGGACGCCCCGGCGATGCAGACGTCCGCCCTGCCCTCCTCGATCGTGTGGAAGGCGTAGCCGACGGCGTCGAGTCCGGAGGTGCAGCCGGTGGAGACGGTCTGCACCGGGCCCTGTGCGCCGAACCGCTCGGCGACCACCGAGGCGAGCGTGCTGGGCGAGAACGCCAGGTGCAGTTGTGGATCGGCCTCGCGGTGGTCCACGTCCCACCGTCGACCGCCCGCGCTGACCTTGACGTAGTCGTGTTCCAGGCGGGTGGTACCGCCGACGGCGCTGCCGAGCGAGACACCGACACGCCAGGGGTCCTCCCTGTCGGTGTCGAGTCCCGAGTCGCGTACGGCCTCGTCGGCCGCGACCGCGGCGAACTGGATGTACCGGTCCGCGTGCCGGCTCAGCTCCGGGTCGAGACCGTGGGCGAGGGGGTCGAAGTCGCATTCGGCGGCTATGCGCGAGCGCAGGCCCGCCGGGTCGAACAGCGTGATGCCGCGGGTCGCGGTACGGCCGTTGGCGAGGAGGTCCCAGAACGCCGTCGCTCCGGTGCCGCCCGGAGCGACCACACCGATACCGGTGACGGCCACCCGCCGGGTCACTTTATGGCCCCACTTCGCTCGGACGGCCGTCCGTGGTCAGGCGCGGACAGGTCCGTCCCGGCGGCGACGAACTCAGGCGTGGGCCCGTGGCCGTCGGTCACCTCCGTGTCGACGTGACCGAGGCTCGGGCGGGGCGCGAGCGGGCCCAGGTGGAAGACCATGCGGGCCTCGGTGTCACCGACGTTGCGGAAGCGGTGGCGCATGTTGATCGGGATCAGGAGTCCCTGGTCCGGCCGGAGCGCGTGCGCCTCGCCGTCCAGGTCCACCTCGAGCGCGCCGGCGACGACGTACACGAACTCCTCGGAGTACGGGTGGTAGTGCTCGCCGATGCGCTCACCGGGCTGGATGATGGCCAGGCCCATGAACCCACTGGTGGAACCCGCGGTGGCGGGGGTGAGCATGGCCCGGATGTCGCCTCCGCGCCTGCGGTTGGGTTCCGTCTCGCTCAGGTCCACGATGCGTGGATGCTTCTGGATCATTCTTGATACCTCCGACTGTGGAAGTGGCGTGCGGTGGGGCGGCCGCGGGCCTGGGGACCGCGGCCGTCCGTCAGGAGTGCGCCGCGGTGCGGTCGGTGACGGGCATCATGTCGGCGTGCGACAGGAGACGGTTGGCGTTGCGTTCCGTCTCCAGGGAGCCCTCGACGCCGATCGCGGGACCGTCGAGCAGCCGCTCGAGCTCTCCGGCCTTGCCGGCGCCCTCGATGCCGAGCGACGCGAGGGGGTCGGCGTCGACTTCGCCCGTGATGTCGATCAGGCGCACCACGATGTCGTCGCGCTGGAAGACGGTGCTCCCGTAGACCGTCCCGTTGGGGTCGGCGGCCGCGGCCTCGTCCTGATGGGAGAGCAGCCGGGCGAGCTCCATCCCCTGGCCGCGCTTGGCCGGGTAGTACAGCGCGTGCCGGCGCAGGCCGGCGGGTTCCGGCCGGTCCGCCACCACGTGGTGCACGGCCGGCAGGGCCGCGCGGGTGAAGAAGACCCGTGCCGAGTCCTCGTCGCCCAGGTTCCGGTCCTGCTCCAGGTACGGGTTGATGGCCTCCTCGACCGCCCGTACCCCGGGCTGGCGTGCCACGTGACGCAGGGCCACGAGGAGGTCGCCCTCCACCTCGACCGCTCGCACGACGCGGTTGCCGTGCATGAAGAGCGAGGTGCGGCGCAGGCGCGTGGTGTCGTCGACCCGGGCCTGGGGCGCCTCGTACCCGGCCAGGATCTCGGCGACCTTCGACTCCGAGCCCGGCTTGACGGTGAAGGTGAGGGCGTGGCGAGCCACCCCCTCGCCCACGCGGGCCTGCACCTGCTGGGCCGCCTTGACGGCCTTG includes:
- a CDS encoding lysylphosphatidylglycerol synthase transmembrane domain-containing protein translates to MTAVRFPQTPPRSPLKGLSRRLPLRSVLCLIPLALVLVVGVRHRSVLVEGFGHLRAAEWPWLLAAVVATCLTWVAAAVTRQGAVVERLPARRLLATQFAAGAANHLLPTGLGAGAVNLRFMTVCGVPLARSSAALALYMLAESVARLALLAGLLVAFPGALRLGGLLPDGTTGPLLLGAGALLCVAVTVLLCVRRVRVAVLSFLRTALGEARSVHSRPARACALWGGSLAFPLLQAAGLTAVGQAMNLPVPPLHMALAYLAATAAVAVVPTPGGIGSVEAALVVALVAAGGPVAVATAVVLAFRIITVWLPLLPGALTLGALVRLKVI
- a CDS encoding crotonase/enoyl-CoA hydratase family protein, producing the protein MPVRTERQGYVTTVVLSRPAARNAVDGPTAVELADAFREFEADDTARVAVLWGEGGTFCAGADLKAIGTEDGNRVAEDGDGPMGPTRMRLSKPVIAAVAGHAVAGGLELALWCDLRVAEEDAVFGVFCRRWGVPLIDGGTVRLPRLIGTSRALDMILTGRPVPASEAYEMGLANRLVPTGGSRAAAEELAAGIADFPQSCLRSDRASVLDQEGLVEKTAMRGELRHGMGVLADSMEGAARFASGAGRHGSFSGT
- a CDS encoding mechanosensitive ion channel family protein; translated protein: MKRSVTLDDLMIAGIALAAGLLAAFLLRILLRWLGKHAERTRWSGDDVVVDALRALVPWAAIAGGVASAAAVLPLAAPVGRTVNRSLTVLLILVSTVTAARLIAGLVRSVTQSRSGVAGSATIFVNITRVVVLAIGFLVVLQTLGISIAPLLTALGVGGLAVALALQDTLANLFAGVHILASKTIQPGDYIRLSSGEEGYVVDINWRNTTVRQLSNNLVIIPNAQLSGTNMTNFTRPEQRMTLTVQVGVGYDSDLEHVERVTNEVVTEVMTGITGAVPDHEPAVRFHTFGDSRIGLTVILGVGEFSDQYRIKHEFIKRLHKRYRDEGIRIPSPARTVALQPGGAELLESGIPHQREASSQSRSRVDGPARL
- a CDS encoding NADP-dependent isocitrate dehydrogenase, whose amino-acid sequence is MTDSTIIYTHTDEAPALATYSFLPVVQAYAAQAGVTVETRDISLAGRILALFPEFLEESRRVPDALAELGDLAKTPGANIIKLPNVSASIPQLKAAVAELQAQGYALPAYPDDPKSDEERDIRARYDKVKGSAVNPVLREGNSDRRAPASVKNYAKTHPHRMGKWTSDSKTNVATMGVDDFRSTEKSAVITEAGALKIELVGDDGSTTVLRESVPVLAGEVVDASVMHVAPLREFLTEQIARAKAEGVLFSVHLKATMMKVSDPIVFGHVVRAFFPKTFARYGETFAAAGLTPNDGLGGIYKGLESLPEGAEIKASFDAELAEGPELAMVDSNKGITNLHVPSDVIVDASMPAMIRTSGHMWGPDGQEADTLAVLPDSSYSGVYQVVIDDCRANGAFDPSTMGSVPNVGLMAQKAEEYGSHDKTFEVPTTGTVRLLDQAGNVVLEQTVSAGDIFRACQTKDAPIKDWVKLAVTRARATGDPAVFWLDETRAHDAVLIEKVERYLPEHDTEGLDIRVLSPVEATKLSVERIRRGENTISVTGNVLRDYLTDLFPILELGTSAKMLSVVPLMAGGGLFETGAGGSAPKHVQQLVKEDYLRWDSLGEFFALAASFEHLATTTGNARAQVLADTLDRATATFLNEDKSPTRRVGGIDNRGSHFYLGLYWAQELAAQTDDADLAKAFAPLAETLTAQERTIVDELLAVQGKPVDIGGYYQPDPAKAAKVMRPSTTWNESLATLA
- a CDS encoding right-handed parallel beta-helix repeat-containing protein translates to MTKRQMAYLACTAAVMASGLGAAPSADHRVVHRVSPGESIQKAVDAALAGDTVLISPGTYHESVRVAVPDLTVRGSGAGRTVIEPGPAPARGTCAKAGNGICVTGTDSAPLTGVTVRALTLRGFAKQGLWASGTDRLTVHGVSAEDNGQWGIAAEKSVRAVFRHNTARGNGDAGLFVANTVATEEGARDTRGTVISHNRLIGNRIGVTVRRLRNLTVDHNEATGNCAAVFVVGDENKPHAGALTVSGNYVHANNRSCPKTPRLPTLQGSGIVLTGTEDTLVTGNKVLDNVGTSPMSGGIVLFKSFVGAANRGDEIRDNLVLGNGPADLADRDAAGTGNVFRHNLCQVSEPAGKC